In one window of Blattabacterium sp. (Cryptocercus punctulatus) str. Cpu DNA:
- the lipB gene encoding lipoyl(octanoyl) transferase LipB has protein sequence MKKKILFFEDLGKKEYKETWKYQKILFDDIIQKKVKNIFFHNNKNEIAGYLLFVEHPHVYTIGKNGKNKHLLVSSDFFKKIDATFYQTDRGGDITYHGPGQLVGYPILNMDYFFTDIHKYLRLLEEVIIHFLKNHGIKGEREKGKTGVWLKKKNGKYKKICSIGIRMSRWVTMHGFAININTDLRYFDYIIPCGLFNKEVTSLEKELKNKISFSDTKYLVKKSFQEIFNVKFI, from the coding sequence ATGAAAAAAAAAATACTTTTTTTCGAAGATTTAGGAAAAAAAGAATATAAAGAAACTTGGAAATATCAAAAAATATTATTTGATGATATTATCCAAAAAAAAGTAAAAAATATATTTTTTCATAATAATAAAAACGAAATAGCAGGATATTTACTATTTGTAGAGCATCCACATGTATATACGATAGGAAAAAATGGAAAAAATAAACATTTATTAGTATCATCGGATTTTTTTAAAAAAATAGATGCTACATTTTATCAAACAGATCGAGGAGGTGATATAACTTATCATGGGCCAGGACAATTAGTTGGATACCCAATTTTAAATATGGACTATTTTTTTACTGATATTCACAAATATTTACGTTTATTAGAAGAAGTCATTATTCATTTTCTAAAAAATCATGGAATAAAAGGAGAACGAGAAAAAGGAAAAACAGGAGTTTGGTTAAAGAAAAAAAACGGTAAATATAAAAAAATATGTTCGATAGGAATTAGAATGAGTCGTTGGGTTACCATGCATGGTTTTGCTATAAATATAAATACAGATTTACGGTATTTCGATTATATCATTCCTTGTGGCCTTTTCAATAAAGAAGTTACTTCGTTAGAAAAAGAATTAAAAAATAAGATATCCTTTTCCGATACAAAATATCTAGTAAAAAAATCTTTTCAAGAAATTTTTAATGTAAAATTTATCTAA
- the lysS gene encoding lysine--tRNA ligase: MPNLSEQQIIRIKKLNQLRKLGINPYPPEEYFITNTIFDIKKNFREKDPISIAGRLIRLRILGKASFGEMKDHTGCIQIYFNKNHFYSEKMEKEESYNIFLKKLIDIGDIIGIKGNLFKTKMNEITIHVHRLTILSKSLRPLPQVKIDKKNKKIYDAFSNTEQRYRMRYVDLIVNDHVRNIFLKRTRIIREIRNFLDHKGYLEVDTPILQSIPGGAVARPFITYHNSLGIPLYLRIANELYLKRLIIGGFHGVYEFSKNFRNEGMDRIHNPEFTVLELYVAYKDYYWMMKFTEELLKCIYKKVQKEDKDILIEKNRINFKTPFPRIPILDSIQKNTGFNLIDMEEEELRKVCKKLHIEIEENIKMSKAKMIEKIFEEKCEKNYINPTFIIDFPIEMSPLTKRHRQNKNLSERFELLINGQEIANSYSELNDPIDQLDRFREQIKLSEKNTDESMFLDKDFIRSLEFGMPPTAGIGIGIDRLVMLFTQKSSIQEVLFFPQMRPEKK; the protein is encoded by the coding sequence ATGCCTAATTTATCAGAACAACAAATTATACGTATAAAAAAATTAAATCAACTAAGAAAATTAGGTATAAATCCTTATCCTCCAGAGGAATATTTCATTACAAACACAATTTTTGATATAAAAAAAAATTTTAGAGAAAAAGACCCAATCAGCATAGCTGGACGTTTAATACGTTTGCGAATTTTAGGAAAAGCTTCTTTTGGAGAAATGAAAGATCACACTGGATGTATACAAATATACTTTAATAAGAATCATTTTTACTCAGAAAAAATGGAAAAAGAAGAATCCTACAATATTTTTTTAAAAAAACTTATAGATATAGGAGATATTATTGGAATTAAAGGTAATTTATTTAAGACAAAAATGAATGAAATTACTATCCATGTCCATAGATTAACTATCCTATCTAAATCTTTACGACCATTGCCACAAGTAAAAATAGATAAAAAAAATAAAAAAATATATGATGCTTTTTCTAATACTGAACAACGTTATCGTATGCGTTATGTAGATCTTATTGTGAATGATCATGTTAGAAATATTTTTTTAAAACGTACTCGTATAATACGAGAAATTAGAAATTTTTTAGACCATAAAGGTTATTTAGAAGTGGATACTCCTATTCTACAATCTATTCCTGGTGGAGCTGTAGCTCGTCCTTTTATTACCTATCATAATTCACTTGGAATTCCATTATATTTACGTATTGCTAATGAACTTTATTTAAAAAGACTAATCATTGGTGGATTTCACGGAGTATATGAATTTTCTAAAAATTTTAGAAATGAAGGGATGGATCGTATTCATAATCCAGAATTTACGGTATTAGAACTTTATGTTGCTTATAAAGATTATTATTGGATGATGAAATTTACAGAAGAACTTTTAAAGTGTATTTACAAAAAAGTTCAAAAGGAGGATAAGGATATTTTAATAGAAAAAAATCGTATTAATTTTAAAACTCCATTTCCAAGAATTCCTATATTAGATTCTATTCAAAAAAATACGGGATTTAATCTTATAGATATGGAAGAGGAAGAATTAAGAAAAGTTTGTAAAAAATTGCATATAGAGATAGAGGAAAATATAAAAATGAGCAAAGCTAAAATGATTGAAAAAATTTTTGAAGAAAAATGCGAAAAAAATTACATCAATCCTACTTTTATTATCGATTTTCCTATAGAAATGAGCCCATTAACGAAAAGACATCGTCAGAATAAAAATTTGTCAGAACGTTTTGAATTACTTATCAATGGACAAGAAATTGCTAATTCTTATTCAGAACTTAATGATCCTATAGATCAACTCGATCGTTTTAGAGAACAAATCAAATTATCTGAAAAAAATACAGATGAATCTATGTTTCTTGATAAAGATTTTATACGATCTTTAGAATTTGGTATGCCTCCTACTGCAGGTATTGGAATTGGAATAGATCGATTGGTCATGTTATTTACGCAGAAAAGTTCTATTCAAGAAGTCTTATTTTTTCCGCAAATGCGACCAGAAAAAAAATAA
- a CDS encoding amidohydrolase family protein has product MNPKKKIIEKVKQKGGWVNAHSHLDRAYTLTKKNFKYSYYPLNKKWYLVDEMKRLSSEEDIYIRMEKALEYFLKQGTQALCTFIDVDEIIEDRALKAAKKLRNNYGNLIHIRFANQVLKGILNKQSKYWFDKSVEFVDIIGGLPAKDYGKENEHLDVLLQIAKKEGKLVHVHVDQFNTSEEKETEKLAKKTIEHGMQGKVVAIHCISLAAHDKKYRYEIYRLMKKANLMVISCPIAWIDHTRSERLTPIHNSITPVDEMIPEGIIVAFGTDNICDIYKPFSDGNLWIELRVMLEACHYYDIDHLVEISTKNGLKVLGLC; this is encoded by the coding sequence ATGAATCCAAAAAAAAAAATTATTGAAAAAGTAAAACAGAAAGGAGGGTGGGTAAATGCTCATTCTCACTTAGATAGAGCTTATACTCTGACAAAAAAAAATTTTAAATATTCTTATTATCCCCTGAATAAAAAATGGTATTTAGTTGATGAAATGAAACGTTTATCTTCAGAAGAAGACATTTATATCCGAATGGAAAAAGCTTTGGAATATTTTCTAAAACAAGGGACACAAGCTTTATGTACTTTTATTGATGTGGATGAAATTATTGAAGATAGGGCATTAAAAGCAGCTAAAAAATTGAGAAATAATTATGGAAATTTAATTCATATTCGTTTTGCAAATCAAGTACTTAAAGGAATTTTGAATAAACAATCGAAATATTGGTTCGATAAATCAGTGGAATTTGTAGATATTATTGGTGGATTACCAGCTAAAGATTATGGAAAAGAAAATGAACATTTAGATGTATTATTACAAATAGCTAAAAAAGAGGGTAAATTAGTACATGTCCATGTAGATCAATTTAATACAAGTGAAGAAAAAGAAACTGAAAAACTAGCAAAAAAAACTATTGAACATGGGATGCAAGGAAAGGTAGTAGCCATACATTGTATTTCTTTAGCAGCACATGATAAAAAATATCGTTATGAAATATATAGATTAATGAAAAAAGCTAATTTAATGGTAATATCTTGTCCTATAGCTTGGATTGACCATACTAGAAGTGAACGTTTGACTCCGATCCATAATTCGATTACTCCAGTAGATGAAATGATTCCTGAAGGAATTATAGTTGCTTTTGGAACAGATAATATATGCGATATATACAAACCTTTTTCTGATGGGAATCTTTGGATAGAATTACGAGTTATGTTAGAAGCTTGTCATTATTATGACATAGACCATTTGGTGGAAATTTCTACAAAAAACGGATTAAAAGTGTTAGGGTTATGTTAG
- the rsmG gene encoding 16S rRNA (guanine(527)-N(7))-methyltransferase RsmG, which produces MELIKKYFPNLLDYQIHQLSSLKNLYEYWNTYVNIISRKTFYNFYQQHVLFCLGIAKVFPFFPGSFVMDLGTGGGFPGIPLSIIFPNTQFILVDSIKKKIKIVEKIIYDLHLKNAHAICIRAEKLEYRFDFVVSRFVTKISKIQKWIKNKFRYKSNYIIQNGSLYLKGGDLSKELEKFPHAVEYPLINYFREPFFISKKVIWISNI; this is translated from the coding sequence ATGGAATTAATTAAAAAGTATTTTCCAAATCTATTGGATTATCAAATACATCAATTATCTTCTTTAAAAAATTTATATGAATATTGGAATACTTATGTAAATATTATTTCTAGAAAAACATTTTATAATTTTTATCAACAACATGTTCTTTTTTGTTTAGGGATTGCTAAAGTGTTTCCTTTTTTTCCTGGATCCTTTGTTATGGATTTAGGTACAGGAGGTGGATTTCCAGGAATTCCTTTATCTATAATTTTTCCTAATACACAATTTATATTGGTTGATTCCATTAAAAAAAAAATTAAAATTGTAGAGAAAATAATCTATGATCTACACTTAAAAAATGCACATGCTATTTGTATACGTGCAGAAAAATTAGAATATCGATTTGATTTTGTTGTTAGTAGATTTGTAACAAAAATATCCAAAATTCAAAAATGGATAAAAAATAAATTTAGATATAAATCTAACTATATAATCCAGAATGGATCCTTATATTTAAAAGGTGGTGACCTTTCTAAAGAATTAGAAAAATTTCCTCATGCAGTAGAATATCCTCTCATTAATTATTTTAGAGAACCATTTTTCATTTCCAAAAAAGTTATTTGGATTTCCAATATTTAA
- a CDS encoding pyridoxal phosphate-dependent aminotransferase, translated as MKNRLLSKRLQNISYSQTLAMSNKTIKLKNKGYDIINLSLGEPNFYPPNFILNDAKKAIDEGSYHYYTPVSGYLELREIICKKFYRDNGLKYIPSQIVVSTGGKQSIMNVLLSLLNPKDEVIIPAPYWVSYYQMVKLCEAIPIIIPTIMEKNFKINPKKLEESITKKTKLFILNTPCNPTGSVYSYKELKNLVEIFKRYPKIIILSDEIYEHICYSVKHTSIAIFPDIYDRVITLNGLSKAFSMTGWRIGYIGAPEWIAKSCEKIQGQITSCANSIAQRAAISALNASPIKIEYMIKEFKKRRNLILDMMKEIPEFKIINKPNGAFYVFPKVSNLFGKKFYGKIIQNSENLSSFFLEKAQVATVSGSAFGDNEYLRISYATTEDQIIEALTRIKKVLK; from the coding sequence ATGAAAAATAGATTATTATCCAAACGATTACAAAATATATCTTATTCGCAAACTTTAGCTATGTCTAATAAAACTATAAAATTAAAAAATAAAGGGTATGACATTATTAACTTAAGTTTGGGAGAACCTAATTTTTATCCACCAAATTTTATTTTAAACGATGCAAAAAAAGCTATTGATGAAGGTAGCTATCATTACTATACTCCAGTATCTGGATATTTAGAACTTAGAGAAATAATATGCAAGAAATTTTATCGTGATAATGGATTGAAATATATTCCATCACAAATTGTGGTTTCTACTGGTGGTAAACAATCTATTATGAATGTTCTTTTATCTTTACTTAATCCAAAAGATGAAGTGATTATTCCCGCACCCTATTGGGTAAGTTATTATCAAATGGTAAAATTATGTGAAGCTATTCCTATTATTATTCCAACGATTATGGAAAAAAATTTTAAAATTAATCCAAAAAAATTAGAAGAATCTATTACAAAAAAAACAAAATTATTTATTTTAAATACACCATGCAATCCTACAGGGAGTGTTTACTCTTATAAAGAATTAAAAAATTTAGTAGAAATTTTTAAGAGATATCCAAAAATAATTATTCTTTCTGATGAAATTTATGAACATATTTGTTATTCAGTAAAACATACTAGTATTGCCATCTTTCCTGATATCTATGATAGAGTCATAACACTAAATGGATTATCTAAAGCTTTTTCTATGACTGGATGGCGAATTGGTTATATTGGAGCTCCTGAATGGATTGCTAAGTCTTGTGAAAAAATACAAGGACAAATAACTTCTTGTGCTAATTCTATTGCACAACGTGCAGCTATTTCTGCATTAAACGCTTCACCAATTAAAATAGAATATATGATCAAAGAATTTAAAAAAAGAAGAAATTTAATTTTGGATATGATGAAGGAAATTCCTGAATTTAAAATAATCAATAAACCAAATGGAGCTTTTTACGTATTTCCAAAAGTTTCAAATCTTTTTGGAAAAAAGTTCTATGGAAAAATTATTCAAAATTCAGAAAATTTATCTTCTTTTTTTCTTGAAAAAGCTCAAGTTGCCACTGTTAGTGGAAGTGCTTTTGGAGATAATGAATATTTACGTATTTCTTATGCTACTACAGAAGATCAAATTATAGAAGCTCTTACAAGGATAAAAAAAGTATTAAAATAA